In Paenibacillus xylanilyticus, the genomic window AGACCGATCGTCTTTTCTGCGTCTGACTTGTGCGCATGGCCCTCGAATCGAGGTTTACTATGTAGCATCCAATGCATGTATGAACGCAAGACATCGGTAGTGATCGCGGTAAATGACCGCTCTAAGTCGTTCATAGCCAAGTAATCGCAAAAATGGCGGTAATACTCATCGTATTGTTCTAACGTACGCGATGAACGGCCCTCCGCTGCTTTAGCGTTGCGGTAAATTTCAAATAAATCATCAAGCTGCTTGTCAGCCCCTCTAACACCTCTCACAAATTTATACTTCTTTCCTGTTCTTATGTCTCCCATGCTGCCTCCTGTTTATTCGCATCCCAAAAAATCAGACCTTTTCTGTAGCTTACCAAAGTATATACTCCATCTTTTAATAAAAGTTCTCTAAACAACAGATATTCGATATCGTTTATCGTATTCTAAATAATAATAAAATAAAAGCGCACATCCCCGAAGAGACGCCCGCCTGATTGTTTGTATTTGTACGCACATTGCGTTATTATGTTTATCAGCTAAATGACCGATAAGTTTACGCTAAATTAGCGCGTGGAATCCAACAGTTTAACGGAACAACGACCGCATAGTTTATCGGAACCCCGCGACCAACGGCCGATAAGTTTACGCGAACAATCGTTCTAGTCACCGTCTGGAAACGTTGATCCACCAGGCTTTCAAGACACCTTATGCTCGATTCTCAGCTTGTCGGCAACCATAGCGATAAATTCGGAGTTCGTCGGTTTCGACTTGCTGATGTTGATCGTGTAACCAAACAGGTGGCTGATGCTGTCGATGTTTCCGCGTGTCCAGGCCACTTCAATCGCATGGCGGATGGCCCGTTCAACGCGGGACGGCGTTGTTTTGAATTTCTCGGCAATCGCAGGGTACAGCGTTTTGGTAATCGCACCCAAAATTTCGATATTGTTATATACCATAGTGATGGCTTCACGCAAATACTGATATCCTTTAATATGCGCAGGAACGCCGATTTCATGTATGATGGACGTGATGCTGGCATCCAAATTTTTGTGTTTGCCCATTGGCACCACATTGGATTTGTTGGTCATAAACATGGATGAACCACTGTTCGTGCTTGAAGAGACGGTTGTCTGGGATCCTACAAGCTGGCGAACCCGGTTAGCGAGCACTTCCATGTCAAAAGGTTTGAGGATGTAATAAGAAGCTCCGAGCTGCACGGCACGCTGTGTGATGTTCTCTTGACCGAATGCCGTAAGCATGATCACTTTCGGTTGTGGATTCAGGTTCAGGTTGCGCAGACGCTCCAATACACCAAGCCCATCCAGATGAGGCATAATAATATCCAGAATCAATACATCCGGCACATCACGGCTTTGCTCCAACAACTGCAGTACTTCTTCCCCGTTGTAGGCAATTCCGGTAACTTCCATATCTTCCTGTTCGGATATATATTCGGCAAGCAAATTCGTAAATTCACGATTATCATCAGCCAGCAATACCTCGATTTTTTGCAAAACGGTATCCTCCTTTGGTTTAACCACTGTTTCGTACATTTCCTTACAGGTTAAATTTTCGACACAGGCGAGGAAATTCCTTCTGTCGAAAATTATTTTTCTTTATTTTTTTTTCGCATTGCTTTATAATAAATATTTTATTTCATTATGTGATAATTATCTTTTCGATTCGACAAAAAATCTTAAGGCGGTTTACCCGGCCTTAAGATTTTTCGCTTTTTCCTTTTTGATCATCACACCGGCATCCTGTAACATCCACTCGATGAAACAGCCGTAACCTGATTTAGGATCATTAACAAACACATGTGTCACGGCGCCAATGAGCTTGCCATTCTGAACGATTGGGCTGCCGCTCATTCCCTGAACGATCCCACCCGTTTTATCAAGCAGCTTAGGATCTGTAATGCGAAGCACAAGCCCTTTGGTTGCAGGCTCCGATTGATCAGCCACATGCACAATATCGATCGCGAAACGTTCAACCTGCTGACCCTCGACAACAGTCAAAATTTCTGCCGGTCCTTCCTTCACTTCATGTGAGAAAGCGACAGGAATTCCTTTGGTGTATAAACTGTGATCGGGATTGTCAGACATCTTACCAAATATGCCAAAAGCCGTATTACGCTCAATATTGCCTAATATTTTGCTTTCTTTAAGAAAATGTGCACGTTTTTCACCCGGATCTCCGGATTCACTTTTGGATATAGATGTCACATTCGACTGAACAATCTGTCCACTGCCTACAACAATGGATGTTTGAGTATTCATATCCGTAATCACATGCCCCAAAGCTCCATACACGCCTTGGTCTGGTGCATAGAACGTTAAAGTACCTACTCCAGCCGCAGAATCACGAATGTACAATCCAAGCCTCCAGGCCTGATCTTCGGCATCGTATGCTGGTGTAAGTCGTGTTTTAACGGTTTCCTTCCCTCGCTGCAATACCACATCGATCCCTTTTTTACTTTTACCCGCTTGCTCTACAGCTTCAGCAACGCCTGCAACGCCATCCAGACGTTTGCCATTCATATGGGTTATCAGATCCCCAAGTTTAATGCCTGCTGTTTCTCCTGGAGAGACTCTTTGGTCTCCTTCAGCACGGACCAAGTGATGACCTACAACCAAAATCCCAGCGGACTTTACTTTTACGCCAATGGTTTGACCCCCGGGTACAACTCGCAAATCCGGAATCACGTTCACATTAACCGTTTTGACCGGAATTTTGCCCCACAGCTTCAAGGTTAATTTCGCTTGTCCTGTCTGCTGGGGATGAAGATGCAATGGCTGCTGCTTCGTGACATGCACTGCTTGCTCCTGTCCATCTAGACCAACAATATCCGGTCGGTCTACAACGGCGCTGGAAGAAGCCGGTACAGCGAGTCGTACATCTGCTTGCCTGCCTGCAAATACCTGCAATTCGTCAGGTAAGGAGGCATAACTCTGCACAGGCTGAATGGCCTGGCTGATTACACATAGAAAGAAGGCAAATAAAAGACCTAGCAATTTCTTCCTGAGGGGGGAATTCAATGGCTGTCACACTCCCTTTGCTTCTTTCGCTTGACGAAAGGTGGTCGCCAATTGCGTACCTATAAGATAACCTTGCCCCCAGGCTTTTATTACTGTCAATCATTACGCCGGTCGCTCGTTTCCTCCTTTTTTGGCTTCCGCCAAATTCAGCATTTCCTGTGCATGATGCAATGTTTTTTCTGTAATTTCAACACCGCCGAGCATACGTGCCAATTCCTTCACTCTGCCCTCGTTTGACAGCGATTCCACCTGCGTCATTGTACGCCCGTCAACGACATGTTTTTCAATGAGGTACTGATGATCTGCCATACAAGCGACTTGTGGCAAGTGTGTAATCGAAAATACTTGGCAGGTTGAGGATAAACGGAACAGCTTCTCTGCAATGGATTGTGCTGCCCGTCCGCTAACTCCTGTGTCAACCTCGTCAAATATGAGGACGGGAATTCGATCGTGACGAGCGAAAATACTCTTCATGGCAAGCATCATTCTGGATAACTCACCACCTGATGCAATTTTACCTAATGGGCGAAGCGGTTCACCCGGATTCGGGGAGATGAGAAATTCCGCATTGTCGGCTCCCTGACGACTGAGCCGGAGCCTGCGCCCGTTCCATTCAATCCCCTTCGGATCTTCTGAAGGCGTAATTTGTACACGCAGCGTTGTACGCTCCATTTGAAGATCCTTCAGCTCACTCTCCACCTGAGCAGCAAGTTCATCGGCACACTGCTTGCGTACCCGGCTCAGATCCTCTGCAGAATCCATCACCAGAACCAGAAGCTTGTCACGCTCAGCGCGCAGTTTCTCCAGGCGCTCGTCCTTGTTTTCCAGC contains:
- the spo0A gene encoding sporulation transcription factor Spo0A, producing the protein MQKIEVLLADDNREFTNLLAEYISEQEDMEVTGIAYNGEEVLQLLEQSRDVPDVLILDIIMPHLDGLGVLERLRNLNLNPQPKVIMLTAFGQENITQRAVQLGASYYILKPFDMEVLANRVRQLVGSQTTVSSSTNSGSSMFMTNKSNVVPMGKHKNLDASITSIIHEIGVPAHIKGYQYLREAITMVYNNIEILGAITKTLYPAIAEKFKTTPSRVERAIRHAIEVAWTRGNIDSISHLFGYTINISKSKPTNSEFIAMVADKLRIEHKVS
- the spoIVB gene encoding SpoIVB peptidase, translating into MNSPLRKKLLGLLFAFFLCVISQAIQPVQSYASLPDELQVFAGRQADVRLAVPASSSAVVDRPDIVGLDGQEQAVHVTKQQPLHLHPQQTGQAKLTLKLWGKIPVKTVNVNVIPDLRVVPGGQTIGVKVKSAGILVVGHHLVRAEGDQRVSPGETAGIKLGDLITHMNGKRLDGVAGVAEAVEQAGKSKKGIDVVLQRGKETVKTRLTPAYDAEDQAWRLGLYIRDSAAGVGTLTFYAPDQGVYGALGHVITDMNTQTSIVVGSGQIVQSNVTSISKSESGDPGEKRAHFLKESKILGNIERNTAFGIFGKMSDNPDHSLYTKGIPVAFSHEVKEGPAEILTVVEGQQVERFAIDIVHVADQSEPATKGLVLRITDPKLLDKTGGIVQGMSGSPIVQNGKLIGAVTHVFVNDPKSGYGCFIEWMLQDAGVMIKKEKAKNLKAG